AGAGTTAACAAGAGATGATATACTGATCGTCAATTTATCAGGCAGGGGAGACAAAGATGTCGAGCAAGTATTTAACATGTTAGAAAAATAGGCCGAATTTAAAAGCCTCCCTGGAAAGGGGAGGCTTTTTCTTAGACTAATTATTCCCTGTAATGGGCTGGTCGACCCCATTGACATCAAGGACATTGCTACCATTCAGGCCATTGGCCGTAAAAACGATGGCAGCTGTGTTAGATGAACCAGATCCGGCGACAGATTTGCTCGAAGATTTTGGCGAAATAACGGCTGCATCCCCGAATAGCAGGTTTCCTTCCGCGATATTGAATATTTGGACTGGACCGACAATAGCTGGCATATGAATTCCTCCTTTAAAATTTAAGTGGTATCGGTTGAACCCTCAATTGGTGTCTCTTCGGGTTTTTTAGGAATCTCCCGAATGTGTTTCACTCTTGATTCCATACGTGCATGGCCTACGTTCCCCACACCGACAACAGATGAAGATGATACCCCGATTATGTCGACGTTGCCAACACGAATAAAGGGATTCGGATTTGAAAATCTTGATATGACGGGTTCATTCGATCTAGGGATATAAATTGGTTTCTTAAAAATGTCATAGTCTTCGAAATGAACATCCACTGAATCGAAAGTTTCGCTTTTCTTCTGGATTGCCAAGGCAAATGATTTTCCGTCAATATAAGAACAGTCTCCAATCTGCATGGTGGAGCTAAAAAGAATTGTCTGGGTAGATATAGACTTTACTTTGGACATTCTTGAAAACATCTCTTTTATCCTTTTGGAGCAAATGGGACGACTGGTCCGATGATAAGGGATTCCGGCGGTGTATCGAATGCGGAAGATAGTTGGACCGTTTGCACATCCCCTATTAGAAATAAAGCAGAGCTTGCTACACCGATAACTTTAATTTCACCTACGCAAAGCTGGTGATTGGTTACATTAAACTCCATTTGGATTTCCTCCTGTCTCGGCTTGTGAATGGGTTATGAATTGAAATAGTGCGGTTTGAATATCGGATTTTACCTTTTCCCTGATCATTTCCTTGATATTATCCCTTTGCTGCGGCGCACGTTCCGCGTACGAAAGATTATCGAAATACATATTGATTCGTTGATGCAGCTGGCGTTCGACGTCCTGCTTAATAAAGTCATGATAAGAGGGTTCCAATGATATTTTCAGTTGGTTTTCCGCATCGTGAATCATATTTTCCAAGTCTGAAAGTATATCGTTGTGAATTTCCTCGACGAGGATCTCCCTGCCTGGAAATAGGTTAGGGGCAGGTTGAACAGGTTGGTTGTTAACGGCAAATTCGTCAATGTTGTTTAGATCAGTTGGATTTAAACCGATATTCAATGTACCATCCAGAGATTCGACCTTTAACTGATCGAATTTATATTCAATTCTTTCTACATGGATTGGCGGTTTGTTTTTTAGTTCGGCAAGTTCATCCGTCAGGCGTTTGAGTTCGTGTTCAAGTTTCATGATCCGTTTATCCTGGGCTTCAAGAAAACACTGCATTTGTATGGAATATGAATATAGATCCTGATTCACGATTCAACACCCCACCTTCACAATAAAATAAATTTTCATTTATGACAGTATATGAAAAAGTTGGATGTAGGTGAATGCCTATGATTTAGGACGATTAAATGGGACGAAACTGGTTACTGGGGTTACATCAGCTGCAACTCCAGGAGCAGGCTCAGTGAATCCACCGGTATTGGCTAATGTGGAATATGGTTTAATTACCCCGGCACTTCCTATTTGAAAAACGGATGAATTGGCGATGCTTTGAATTTTTATCATATTGATTTGTATGGTCTGGTGAATATTAAAGATCATGTTTACTCCTTTCTTAAAAACATTAGAGATTTAAGACCAGTGGCTGATCAATACCATCTGTATCATTTGTATTTGTGGTGCTATAGGCATTATATAGGGATATGGATTCACCTGTATTAAACGAGCCAGCACCCGAAAAAGTTTTTGCAATGGAATATGGACTAATTTTAAAGACGTCACCAATATGGACAATTCCACTGTTACTGGCATTGATGACTTGAACGACTCCTACGATGGCCGGCAAGAAAATCATCCTTTTTTTATTCTGGTTTTTCCCTTGAATCTCAGGCCATGAGCCTATCACTGAAGGGAGTTTCAATGTATTGTATGTTGACTCATGATTGATGTGATTCATCTGCCTATCAATATATTGTTATATAACAATGGTAAATGTTATTGAAATCCCGATAACAGATATGGTAATATAACACTAATTCAGAATATTCAAATAAAATTAGAGGTGAGGAAATGAATGTACCATTAGTTTTATCGCATTTCTTGGATCGGGCAGCCTTACTATATGGCGATAAGAAAGCCATCATTGGAGATGACAAGGTTTTAACATACTTAGAGCTGAACGGCCGTGTAAACCAGCTTTCGAATGGTTTAAGGGACCTTGGAGTCAAAAAGGGTGATAAGGTGGCATATTTGGCACCTAACTCAATTGAAATGCTTGAAGGCTTTTATGGTGTCTTTCAGCTTGGGGCAGTAATCGTTCCATTGAATATCCGTTTGAGGCCTGCCGATTATGTATTCATTTTGAACCATAGCGAGTCAAAGGTCCTTTTCGTAGATCAGGAATTGTATCATCTAATTTCCCCTGTCAAGGATGAACTTGAATCGGTGGAGCACATAATCGTTCATTATAAAAATGAAGAGATCAATGAAACCGATTACAACCATTGGCTGGAAGGTTATGATAACAAGTGCTTCAACCGGGAGTCCGTGGATGAAAATGATGTTTCGAGCCTCCTTTATACTAGCGGGACCACAGGAAATCCCAAAGGGGTGATGCTGACTCATCGGAATAACTATTTACATGCCCTGGGTGCGATGCATCATTTCAGGGTCAATGACCGCGATACATATTTGCATGTACTGCCGATGTTCCATGTGAATGGGTGGGGTGCCCCATTTTATTATACGGCAAATGGCGCCACTCAAGTTTGTTTGAGAAAAACCAGCCCCGAAATGATATTTGAGGCATTGCAAAAACATAAGGTTTCCATAATGCATATGGCACCAACTGTTCTGAATTCCCTGTTTCAATATTATGAACGGAATGTTCCGAATATCGAGCAGGATATCCGAATCGTCGTTGCGGGTTCCGCACCGCCTCCTGCATTTGTTACAAGGGTGGAAAAAGAGTTAGGCTGGGAATTCATTCAAATTTACGGAATGACTGAATCAACACCGGTTAGTCTGATATCGCTGATTCGTTCTGAATTCGATGATCTTTCGGAAAAAGAAAAATACAGAATGAAGGCGAAAGCCGGTTATCCCATCATAGGCAGTGAGGTAAAGGTCATTCGTGACAATGGTGAGGAAGTGGCCCATGATGGCGTGGATATCGGGGAGCTCATCGTCCGCAGTCATGGAGTGATGTTAGGTTATTGGAAAAATGAAGAAGCGACAAGACAGACACTGATAAATGGATGGCTGCATACAGGGGATATGGCCACAATCGATGAAAATGGCAATGTTGATATCGTTGACCGCAAAAAGGATATCATCATTAGTGGCGGAGAAAATATCTCTTCCATAGAGGTGGAAGGAATACTCTACGAACATCCTGACATTCTTGAGGCGGCAGTCATTGCCGTTCCGCATGAAAAGTGGGGAGAGACGCCGCATGCCTTCATTGTGCCAAAAACGGGCGTGAAATTAACGGAGGATGATATAAGGACCTTTACACGAGAAAAACTAGCTCATTTCAAATCAGTTACCAGTGTGTCGTTCGTCGATGAACTCCCAAAAACGGCATCAGGGAAAATACAAAAAATCCATCTCCGTAATGATTACTGGGAATCTAAGGGGAAAATTGGCAGATTCGTTAATTGAAGCTCGCTAACGCTGTTCAGAAATGATCAGCGTTTTTTCTGTTGCCCTTTAACTTTCGTTTTTCATATTAAGCTAGGAAAAGTAACGCATGCCATTGTAGGATAAGGACGGCCATTTTAGGAGCACTGGAATTGGAATTTGTTTCGATAAAAAGCTTCCTGTTTAACGATAAAGTGTTACTATTATAAAATATTTCAAATTATTTTGATTTTTATTTTTCATCATGTTGATTTTAAGAGTTTTGGATTGTGGGGAGAGCATTGAAACGTATTCATTATAGCTGGGTTATTTTAATCATAACCTTCTTCTCGATTATTGTAGCGGGAATCGTTAGGTCATCATCGGGAGTATTCATCGTACCATTTGAAAGTGAGTTCGGGTGGGACCGGTCCGTCATTTCTTTAGCCTTCGCCATAAGTCTTTTTCTTTATGGATTATCGGGTCCATTCATGGCCGCTCTAATTGAAGTGCTTGGATTGAAGAAAATGATGGTATTGGCCATGTCCACTTTATTGGCAGGGATTTTCCTCACTTTTTTCATGGAGCATGAGTGGCAGCTCATTTTAATTTGGGGAATCATCATTGGCTTGGGTTCTGGAGTGTTTTTAACGGTCTTGAGCCCATATGTGGCAAATCGTTGGTTCGAGAAGAGGCGTGGGCTGGCGGTCGGGATACTGACGGCAAGTACAGCCACAGGCCAGCTCATTTTACTTCCGGTTTTAGCCATCATCATTGAGAATTATTCATGGAGGTGGGCGATCGGATTAATATTGATCCTTAGCTTGATCATGCTGGCAATCATCCTTTTATTCATGAAAAACAATCCGATGGAAGTTGGCACTCTTCCATATGGATTAGAAGAGGAAAGTCAGGAGGCAGTTATAGTCCGAAAGAAGAACCCCATTGCCATGGCTTTTCAGTCATTGATTGAAGCAGTGAGGGTGAAGGAATTCTGGTTATTGGCAGGGAGCTTTTTTATATGCGGACTTTCAACTAGCGGGTTGATCGGCACACATTTCATTTCTTACTGCATTAGTTTTGGTTTACCTGTTGTTACGGCAGCATCAATGCTATCTTTCATGGGAATTTTTGATTTAATTGGTACGACTGTATCCGGGTGGTTATCAGATCGTTTTGATAACCGTTGGCTGTTGTTTTGGTATTATGCTCTAAGGGGTGCTTCCCTCGTATTACTTCCATTTGCGCTAAATGAAGGCTCAATCGGTCTATTGATCATCTTCTCCGTTTTTTATGGCTTGGATTGGATCGCCACCGTTCCTCCGACCATAAGCATTTCACGACAAGTCTTTGGCGTGGAGAAAAGCGGGATTGTATACGGTTGGATATTCGCCGCCCATCAGGTGGGGGCAGCAGTGGCGGCGTACGGTGGAGGGCTTATCTTCAAAATATTCAATTCCTATACATGGGCATTCTTCCTTGCAGGAATCTTTTGCTTATTGGGCAGCTTGTTTGTCATACTGATAAAAAAGCAAAAAGCGGTCACGAAAGTTAAAGATAGTGCAATGGAGTTATAGAAAAGATGTTAAATCCGTATGGATGAAAGGGGGTGCACCCTATGAGGGGCACAATGGTGCCATTGCAGGAAAATAAACGGATCGTAAGCATCGATGTTTTACGTGGATTAGCCATTTTAGGTATTTTTTTAGTGAATATGCCTTCTTTCCACTCTCCGCTCTTGTACATAGATGGTGAAGAGCGGTGGTCAGGGGGATGGGACAGGATTTTGTACAGATTCAGTGATATTGTCGCACAGGCCAGCTTTTATCCGTTATTCGCCTTTCTGTTCGGTTTCGGGGCAATCATACTAGCTGTAAGGGCTGAAGAAAAGGGCATTTCATTTCCTTTACTATATATGAAAAGGCTAAGTTTCCTGCTGATACTTGGATGCTTTCATGCCTTTTTCATTTGGCATGGGGACATCCTCATTAATTATGCTGTATTTGGGTTTGCCTTTTTATTTTTTTATAAAATGAAGGGCAGGAATTTAATTCTACTAGGCTCGGTTTGTTATGTCCTGCCTTTTGCGATATTGGGTTCACTATTTCTTATATTGGGCATTTTTGATAGGGAAGGGATGGCAATAACGACTGATTCGGCGATGATGAAACAGTCTTTGGAAGTTTATCAATCTGGTACATTAGCGGACATAATGAGTCAAAGGGCACTGGATTGGTATATGGTGAACAACCCTTATAATGCCATTATCCTTTTTTTATCGATTTTTCCGTTTTTTTTAATTGGTGCAGGCGTTGCAAAACAAGGCATTCTCCAAAATCCAACCCAATATAAACGACAATTGAAAATGATTTCGATTGTAAGCTTGTTATTGGGCATGTCAATTAAGATTCTGCCATATGTGACGGTTTACCATTTTGGTACGATATTCGTGCAAGATTATTTGGGAGGACCATTACTTACGATTTTTTATATCACGGCAATTGCGCTTTTGGCGGAACAGGCAGGGGCTTTCCGCCTCTTACATCCGCTTTCGTATATCGGAAGGATGTCGATGAGCAATTACTTGTTCCAATCGATGGTAAGTACGGCCATTTTTTATTCATATGGACTTGGTTTATATGGATCCGTCTCTTATACGACAGGATTTGTTTTCTTAATAGCCCTGTTTTGCCTGCAAATTCTGCTTTCCTTAATGTGGATGGGGCTGTTTAAATACGGACCGGTTGAATATATATGGCGTTTGGTTACATATGGTAAAAAACCGGTTATGCGCAGGTAGGGACCTATTAAGAATATATGTAAATGATGTTCATTAAATTGTTGGTTTTTACCCATTCAAGTAGATCCTTAGTTTTGTTTTTTTGTAAAAGCCTATGATATGATGAAGATGAAATGGAAACTGAACGAGGGGGCAAAAAAATGACACATATGCATATTACGGCTTGGGTTATCGGAATCATTCTTTTCTTTGTCACATATTCGATGCTTAAAGGTGGAAATCCGAAAGCGAAAATGCTACATATGATAACACGGTTG
This sequence is a window from Brevibacillus sp. JNUCC-41. Protein-coding genes within it:
- a CDS encoding spore germination protein, with the protein product MPAIVGPVQIFNIAEGNLLFGDAAVISPKSSSKSVAGSGSSNTAAIVFTANGLNGSNVLDVNGVDQPITGNN
- a CDS encoding spore germination protein GerPE encodes the protein MSKVKSISTQTILFSSTMQIGDCSYIDGKSFALAIQKKSETFDSVDVHFEDYDIFKKPIYIPRSNEPVISRFSNPNPFIRVGNVDIIGVSSSSVVGVGNVGHARMESRVKHIREIPKKPEETPIEGSTDTT
- a CDS encoding spore gernimation protein GerPD, producing the protein MEFNVTNHQLCVGEIKVIGVASSALFLIGDVQTVQLSSAFDTPPESLIIGPVVPFAPKG
- the gerPC gene encoding spore germination protein GerPC; its protein translation is MNQDLYSYSIQMQCFLEAQDKRIMKLEHELKRLTDELAELKNKPPIHVERIEYKFDQLKVESLDGTLNIGLNPTDLNNIDEFAVNNQPVQPAPNLFPGREILVEEIHNDILSDLENMIHDAENQLKISLEPSYHDFIKQDVERQLHQRINMYFDNLSYAERAPQQRDNIKEMIREKVKSDIQTALFQFITHSQAETGGNPNGV
- a CDS encoding spore germination protein GerPB — encoded protein: MIFNIHQTIQINMIKIQSIANSSVFQIGSAGVIKPYSTLANTGGFTEPAPGVAADVTPVTSFVPFNRPKS
- a CDS encoding spore germination protein; this encodes MPAIVGVVQVINASNSGIVHIGDVFKISPYSIAKTFSGAGSFNTGESISLYNAYSTTNTNDTDGIDQPLVLNL
- a CDS encoding long-chain-fatty-acid--CoA ligase: MNVPLVLSHFLDRAALLYGDKKAIIGDDKVLTYLELNGRVNQLSNGLRDLGVKKGDKVAYLAPNSIEMLEGFYGVFQLGAVIVPLNIRLRPADYVFILNHSESKVLFVDQELYHLISPVKDELESVEHIIVHYKNEEINETDYNHWLEGYDNKCFNRESVDENDVSSLLYTSGTTGNPKGVMLTHRNNYLHALGAMHHFRVNDRDTYLHVLPMFHVNGWGAPFYYTANGATQVCLRKTSPEMIFEALQKHKVSIMHMAPTVLNSLFQYYERNVPNIEQDIRIVVAGSAPPPAFVTRVEKELGWEFIQIYGMTESTPVSLISLIRSEFDDLSEKEKYRMKAKAGYPIIGSEVKVIRDNGEEVAHDGVDIGELIVRSHGVMLGYWKNEEATRQTLINGWLHTGDMATIDENGNVDIVDRKKDIIISGGENISSIEVEGILYEHPDILEAAVIAVPHEKWGETPHAFIVPKTGVKLTEDDIRTFTREKLAHFKSVTSVSFVDELPKTASGKIQKIHLRNDYWESKGKIGRFVN
- a CDS encoding MFS transporter is translated as MKRIHYSWVILIITFFSIIVAGIVRSSSGVFIVPFESEFGWDRSVISLAFAISLFLYGLSGPFMAALIEVLGLKKMMVLAMSTLLAGIFLTFFMEHEWQLILIWGIIIGLGSGVFLTVLSPYVANRWFEKRRGLAVGILTASTATGQLILLPVLAIIIENYSWRWAIGLILILSLIMLAIILLFMKNNPMEVGTLPYGLEEESQEAVIVRKKNPIAMAFQSLIEAVRVKEFWLLAGSFFICGLSTSGLIGTHFISYCISFGLPVVTAASMLSFMGIFDLIGTTVSGWLSDRFDNRWLLFWYYALRGASLVLLPFALNEGSIGLLIIFSVFYGLDWIATVPPTISISRQVFGVEKSGIVYGWIFAAHQVGAAVAAYGGGLIFKIFNSYTWAFFLAGIFCLLGSLFVILIKKQKAVTKVKDSAMEL
- a CDS encoding DUF418 domain-containing protein translates to MRGTMVPLQENKRIVSIDVLRGLAILGIFLVNMPSFHSPLLYIDGEERWSGGWDRILYRFSDIVAQASFYPLFAFLFGFGAIILAVRAEEKGISFPLLYMKRLSFLLILGCFHAFFIWHGDILINYAVFGFAFLFFYKMKGRNLILLGSVCYVLPFAILGSLFLILGIFDREGMAITTDSAMMKQSLEVYQSGTLADIMSQRALDWYMVNNPYNAIILFLSIFPFFLIGAGVAKQGILQNPTQYKRQLKMISIVSLLLGMSIKILPYVTVYHFGTIFVQDYLGGPLLTIFYITAIALLAEQAGAFRLLHPLSYIGRMSMSNYLFQSMVSTAIFYSYGLGLYGSVSYTTGFVFLIALFCLQILLSLMWMGLFKYGPVEYIWRLVTYGKKPVMRR